The following are from one region of the Sandaracinus amylolyticus genome:
- a CDS encoding RCC1 domain-containing protein: MLHAALHRRPSTTALVAALVTLACAACDRLPIDAGDRADGGALPPDDTKPLFVREIALGTDFSCAVLHDGDLACWGSDTHGQLGIDIAVWLGERCDGLYCATAPVMLENVAFVDEVDAGDAFACARSTLGVVTCWGSHRFGERGDGTPSDFERHSFPSRVIENALDIAVGRHHACVLGADHRVRCWGLGEHGQLGRAAPDRCAIPTGMNEELGVDERAADVACASLPALVEGLDDAPVEHIVAGDYHTCAISGGNVWCWGRDDLGQLGDGVPGASRATPGVVMADDGPLGAIRDLALGGATSIALQASGTAARWGDATSGVLGIPPAEAEPCDDGAAWCAPTPRVDVSDLTRIAVGGGFGCGLDVGGQASCWGLARDGRLGTSVEPSSTCRGAGGEDAPCALEPQDVEGLRAGLRSVALGDGHACALGYARDEDGDTASVYCWGRNDFGQLGLGHAGGTEMVPVAIRNTR; encoded by the coding sequence ATGCTGCACGCCGCCCTCCACCGACGCCCCTCCACGACTGCGCTCGTCGCAGCGCTGGTGACGCTCGCGTGCGCGGCGTGCGATCGGCTGCCCATCGACGCCGGTGATCGCGCCGACGGCGGCGCGCTGCCGCCCGACGACACCAAGCCGCTCTTCGTCCGCGAGATCGCGCTCGGCACCGACTTCTCGTGCGCGGTCCTGCACGACGGAGACCTCGCGTGCTGGGGCTCCGACACCCACGGCCAGCTGGGCATCGACATCGCGGTGTGGCTCGGCGAGCGCTGCGACGGGCTCTACTGCGCGACCGCGCCGGTGATGCTCGAGAACGTCGCGTTCGTCGACGAGGTCGACGCCGGCGACGCGTTCGCGTGCGCGCGCAGCACGCTCGGCGTGGTGACGTGCTGGGGCAGCCATCGCTTCGGCGAGCGCGGCGACGGGACCCCGAGCGACTTCGAGCGCCACTCGTTCCCGAGCCGCGTGATCGAGAACGCGCTCGACATCGCGGTCGGGCGCCATCACGCGTGCGTGCTCGGCGCCGATCACCGGGTGCGCTGCTGGGGCCTGGGCGAGCACGGGCAGCTGGGGCGCGCCGCGCCCGACCGCTGTGCGATCCCCACCGGGATGAACGAGGAGCTCGGCGTGGACGAGCGCGCAGCCGACGTGGCGTGCGCGTCGTTGCCCGCGCTGGTCGAGGGGCTGGACGACGCGCCGGTCGAGCACATCGTTGCCGGCGACTACCACACCTGCGCGATCAGCGGCGGGAACGTGTGGTGCTGGGGCCGCGACGACCTCGGACAGCTCGGCGACGGAGTGCCCGGGGCGTCGCGCGCGACGCCGGGCGTGGTGATGGCGGACGACGGGCCGCTGGGCGCGATCCGCGACCTCGCGCTGGGCGGCGCGACGTCGATCGCGCTGCAGGCCTCGGGCACCGCGGCGCGGTGGGGCGATGCGACGAGCGGCGTGCTCGGCATCCCGCCCGCCGAGGCCGAGCCCTGCGACGACGGCGCGGCGTGGTGCGCGCCGACGCCGCGCGTCGACGTCTCGGACCTGACCCGCATCGCGGTCGGCGGCGGCTTCGGCTGTGGCCTCGACGTCGGGGGCCAGGCGTCGTGCTGGGGCCTGGCGCGCGACGGGCGCCTCGGGACGAGCGTCGAGCCGAGCTCGACGTGCCGCGGCGCCGGCGGCGAGGACGCACCGTGCGCGCTCGAGCCGCAGGACGTGGAGGGGCTCCGCGCGGGGCTGCGCTCGGTGGCGCTCGGTGACGGGCACGCGTGCGCGCTGGGCTACGCGCGCGACGAGGACGGCGACACCGCGTCGGTCTACTGCTGGGGCCGGAACGACTTCGGACAGCTCGGGCTCGGCCACGCCGGCGGCACCGAGATGGTGCCGGTCGCCATCCGCAACACGCGGTGA
- a CDS encoding MerC domain-containing protein, whose protein sequence is MQPGCNNDTVAPVRERGPRSALDRIGIGVSLACAVHCVLAALLAAAPAFAATAAPGLGEGLEWLETALLWIALGVGAFALVPAYLREHRSAWPLVLFVVGLGLVAMVRAVESHSLELAGTVSGVALIASAHFVNLRASHRGHEH, encoded by the coding sequence GTGCAACCCGGTTGCAACAACGACACGGTCGCGCCTGTCCGAGAGCGCGGTCCCCGCTCGGCGCTCGATCGCATCGGCATCGGCGTCTCGCTCGCGTGCGCGGTGCACTGCGTCCTCGCGGCGCTGCTCGCGGCGGCGCCCGCGTTCGCGGCGACGGCGGCTCCCGGCCTCGGCGAGGGCCTGGAGTGGCTCGAGACGGCGCTGCTGTGGATCGCGCTGGGCGTCGGCGCGTTCGCGCTGGTCCCGGCGTACCTGCGCGAGCACCGCAGCGCGTGGCCGCTCGTGCTCTTCGTGGTCGGCCTGGGGCTCGTGGCGATGGTGCGGGCGGTCGAGAGCCACTCGCTGGAGCTCGCCGGCACGGTGAGCGGCGTGGCGCTGATCGCGAGCGCGCACTTCGTGAACCTCCGCGCGAGCCACCGCGGCCACGAGCACTGA
- a CDS encoding ABC transporter permease has protein sequence MKRQLALLDHALGALRRRAGRNAAIAIGLAAVVALFGSTSFLAEALRAEYRALADGLPDLTVQRLVAGRPALIAEREAATIEALDLPGVRSVRPRVWGYLFVAPIEGNVVVIGRGAHDDAEIVAGRWPERDDEIVVGSGIARLLGARAGDQIALTASEGATPVVLTISGVLDARTAALGSDLVIATDARARSLLGVPEGMATDLALDLARDEEAAVVTAEIAQAVSGARVIDRQLLERTYELTFDARAGLVGAMLVPALLALLLLAWDRLTGLGEAERREIGVLKATGWSTNDVLTARMWESGLVALVGSVAGVAIGYVHAFWLGAPGIADALFGWSVLHAELALAPAVDLAQVLAIVSAVVVPFVAVSVVPAWRAAMLDPDRLLRGGP, from the coding sequence ATGAAGCGCCAGCTCGCGCTCCTCGATCACGCGCTCGGCGCGCTGCGCCGGCGCGCCGGGCGGAACGCGGCGATCGCGATCGGTCTCGCCGCCGTGGTCGCGCTCTTCGGCTCGACGTCGTTCCTCGCCGAGGCGCTGCGGGCCGAGTACCGCGCGCTCGCCGACGGACTTCCCGATCTCACGGTGCAGCGTCTCGTCGCGGGGCGTCCCGCGCTGATCGCGGAGCGCGAGGCCGCGACGATCGAGGCGCTCGATCTGCCCGGCGTGCGCAGCGTGCGACCGCGGGTGTGGGGCTACCTCTTCGTCGCGCCGATCGAGGGCAACGTCGTGGTGATCGGAAGGGGCGCCCACGACGACGCGGAAATCGTCGCGGGACGCTGGCCCGAGCGCGACGACGAGATCGTGGTGGGCTCGGGCATCGCGCGACTGCTCGGTGCGCGCGCCGGCGATCAGATCGCGCTCACCGCGAGCGAGGGCGCGACGCCGGTCGTGCTGACGATCTCGGGCGTGCTCGACGCCCGCACCGCGGCGCTCGGCAGCGATCTCGTGATCGCGACCGACGCCCGCGCGCGCTCGCTCCTCGGGGTGCCCGAGGGCATGGCGACCGATCTCGCGCTCGATCTCGCGCGCGACGAAGAGGCCGCGGTCGTCACCGCCGAGATCGCGCAGGCGGTGAGCGGCGCGCGGGTGATCGATCGACAGCTGCTCGAGCGCACCTACGAGCTCACCTTCGACGCGCGCGCCGGGCTCGTCGGCGCGATGCTGGTGCCGGCGCTGCTCGCGCTACTCCTGCTCGCGTGGGATCGCCTCACCGGGCTCGGCGAAGCGGAGCGCCGCGAGATCGGTGTGCTCAAGGCAACTGGTTGGAGCACCAACGATGTGCTCACGGCACGGATGTGGGAGTCGGGGCTGGTCGCGCTGGTGGGCTCGGTCGCGGGCGTGGCGATCGGCTACGTGCACGCGTTCTGGCTCGGCGCGCCGGGGATCGCGGACGCGCTCTTCGGGTGGAGCGTGCTGCACGCGGAGCTCGCGCTCGCTCCCGCGGTCGATCTCGCGCAGGTGCTCGCGATCGTGAGCGCGGTGGTCGTGCCCTTCGTCGCGGTGAGCGTGGTGCCGGCGTGGCGCGCGGCGATGCTCGATCCCGATCGCCTGCTGCGAGGTGGGCCGTGA
- a CDS encoding MSCRAMM family adhesin SdrC, with protein MHHLRLALLLALALPACTVPLDTPPGDGGPGACEQSGDRDGDGVPDLLEELLDTDRDFVSDADETDSDGDGRGDALEAGEMPCVSLPDRDADGVPDLRDTDGNGDGVPDATQWESDLDGDDVVDGLDTDTDGDAIANTVEQHGPEPIDTDGDGTVDALDLDSDGDTIADAHEAAGDPDADDVPSFRDLDADGDGIPDADEAGDADVATPPITCDDEIDVATGEPDDDELVDALDVDRDGDGVRDGDERDAGMDPCDPDSDDDGFGDLVEYARDDVECEDGTEDACGCAIDPDCGIPGDDYYVVLPYQAPSVVRELELSTLLRVADVLLLADTTGSMGRVLDHIQDTVAVPDTGLIDRIRDRVPSAWIGGGYHDDFPLGIYGSGDDRVFGIAIEMSPPERAAEVQAAFEALQIHVGGDWPESNSEALLQVATGRGGAWSMNGYFYTIPRLSEECEDGRWGAPCFRSNALPIVVHFSDACAHNGPPGEHASCGPYQGFTPAPATWDDAIAAMNARAMRYVGINAGESHCEDDPGPAESAPCFFMHRTAIATGTVDLDGRPLVYDMPQGTTSTEEFVDTVTAAIDNVATRIPFDVDTALRAERSPRPEIDPRAFVRDRRPGCRATPPIEPCWDAPEGIPHDRAVGEVTDEGFTDVIPGTTVRFQIELANDVHRGGPHPEVFVTWIDLRGDGVTVLDSRAVYVVVPAGNGPS; from the coding sequence ATGCATCACCTCCGCCTCGCGCTCCTCCTCGCGCTCGCGCTGCCCGCGTGCACGGTGCCGCTCGACACGCCGCCCGGCGACGGCGGCCCCGGCGCGTGCGAGCAGAGCGGCGATCGCGACGGCGACGGAGTGCCCGATCTACTCGAGGAGCTCCTCGACACCGATCGCGACTTCGTCTCCGACGCCGACGAGACCGACAGTGACGGCGACGGTCGCGGCGACGCGCTCGAGGCGGGCGAGATGCCCTGCGTGTCGCTGCCCGATCGCGACGCCGACGGCGTGCCCGATCTGCGCGACACCGACGGCAACGGCGACGGCGTGCCCGACGCCACGCAGTGGGAGAGCGATCTCGACGGGGACGACGTCGTCGACGGGCTCGACACCGACACCGACGGCGACGCCATCGCCAACACCGTCGAGCAGCACGGCCCCGAGCCGATCGACACCGACGGCGACGGCACGGTCGACGCGCTCGATCTCGACAGCGACGGCGACACCATCGCCGACGCCCACGAAGCCGCGGGCGATCCCGACGCCGACGACGTCCCCTCGTTCCGCGATCTCGACGCCGACGGCGACGGCATCCCCGACGCCGACGAGGCCGGCGACGCCGACGTCGCGACCCCGCCGATCACCTGCGACGACGAGATCGACGTCGCGACCGGCGAGCCGGACGACGACGAGCTCGTCGACGCGCTCGACGTCGACCGCGACGGCGACGGAGTGCGCGACGGCGACGAGCGCGACGCCGGGATGGACCCTTGCGATCCCGACAGCGACGACGACGGCTTCGGCGATCTCGTCGAGTACGCGCGCGACGACGTCGAGTGCGAGGACGGCACCGAGGACGCGTGCGGCTGCGCGATCGATCCCGACTGCGGGATCCCCGGCGACGACTACTACGTCGTGCTGCCGTACCAGGCGCCGAGCGTGGTGCGCGAGCTCGAGCTCTCGACGCTGCTGCGCGTCGCCGACGTGCTGCTCCTCGCCGACACCACCGGCTCGATGGGCCGGGTGCTCGATCACATCCAGGACACCGTCGCGGTGCCCGACACCGGCCTGATCGATCGCATCCGCGACCGGGTGCCGAGCGCGTGGATCGGCGGCGGCTACCACGACGACTTCCCGCTCGGCATCTACGGCAGCGGCGACGATCGGGTGTTCGGCATCGCGATCGAGATGAGCCCGCCCGAGCGCGCCGCCGAGGTGCAGGCGGCGTTCGAGGCGCTGCAGATCCACGTGGGCGGCGACTGGCCCGAGTCGAACAGCGAGGCGCTGCTCCAGGTCGCGACCGGGCGCGGCGGCGCGTGGTCGATGAACGGCTACTTCTACACGATCCCTCGCCTCTCCGAGGAGTGCGAGGACGGCCGCTGGGGCGCGCCCTGCTTCCGCTCGAACGCGCTGCCGATCGTCGTGCACTTCAGCGACGCGTGCGCCCACAACGGGCCGCCCGGCGAGCACGCGTCGTGCGGGCCCTACCAGGGCTTCACGCCCGCGCCGGCGACCTGGGACGACGCGATCGCGGCGATGAACGCGCGCGCGATGCGCTACGTCGGCATCAACGCCGGCGAGTCGCACTGCGAGGACGATCCCGGCCCCGCCGAGAGCGCGCCCTGCTTCTTCATGCACCGGACCGCGATCGCGACGGGCACGGTCGACCTCGACGGACGCCCGCTCGTCTACGACATGCCGCAGGGCACCACGAGCACCGAGGAGTTCGTCGACACCGTGACCGCGGCGATCGACAACGTCGCGACGCGGATCCCGTTCGACGTCGACACCGCGCTGCGCGCCGAGCGCTCGCCGCGCCCCGAGATCGATCCGCGCGCGTTCGTGCGCGACCGCCGTCCCGGGTGCCGCGCGACGCCGCCGATCGAGCCGTGCTGGGACGCGCCCGAGGGCATCCCCCACGACCGCGCGGTGGGCGAGGTGACCGACGAAGGGTTCACCGACGTGATCCCGGGCACGACGGTGCGCTTCCAGATCGAGCTCGCGAACGACGTGCATCGCGGCGGGCCGCACCCCGAGGTGTTCGTGACGTGGATCGATCTGCGCGGAGACGGCGTGACGGTGCTGGACTCGCGGGCCGTCTACGTGGTGGTGCCCGCGGGAAATGGCCCCTCGTGA
- a CDS encoding ABC transporter ATP-binding protein, whose amino-acid sequence MSALLETVEVTKRYLDGERRHLAVDRVSIAIDAGSLIALRGPSGSGKTTLLGLLGGMIAPTSGDVRVDGASIVHLRDRHRTELRRTKIGFVFQELALVPDMTLDENVLLPLVPTGGATRDERARATSLLERFGLASKAEARASKLSGGERQRGAIVRALVRDPRVLLLDEPTAHLDAANATEVVALLASLRDEGRAIVCATHDPRLADDPRVNRAIAMADGRLVTSPNG is encoded by the coding sequence ATGAGCGCGCTGCTCGAGACGGTCGAGGTCACCAAGCGCTACCTCGACGGGGAGCGACGCCACCTCGCGGTCGATCGTGTCTCGATCGCGATCGACGCCGGCTCGCTGATCGCGCTGCGCGGCCCGAGCGGCTCGGGGAAGACCACGCTGCTCGGCCTGCTCGGCGGGATGATCGCGCCGACCAGCGGCGACGTGCGCGTCGACGGCGCGTCGATCGTGCACCTGCGCGATCGCCACCGCACCGAGCTGCGCCGCACCAAGATCGGGTTCGTGTTCCAGGAGCTCGCGCTCGTCCCCGACATGACGCTCGACGAGAACGTGCTCCTGCCGCTCGTCCCGACCGGGGGCGCGACGCGCGACGAGCGCGCGCGCGCGACCTCGCTGCTCGAGCGCTTCGGCCTCGCGAGCAAGGCCGAGGCGCGCGCGAGCAAGCTCTCGGGCGGCGAGCGCCAGCGCGGCGCCATCGTGCGCGCGCTGGTGCGCGATCCGCGCGTGCTCCTGCTCGACGAGCCCACCGCACACCTCGACGCCGCGAACGCGACCGAGGTCGTCGCGCTGCTCGCGTCCCTGCGCGACGAAGGACGCGCGATCGTCTGCGCGACCCACGACCCGCGCCTCGCCGACGATCCTCGGGTGAATCGCGCGATCGCGATGGCCGACGGCCGCTTGGTGACCTCGCCGAACGGCTGA
- a CDS encoding RNA polymerase sigma factor, which translates to MTDPGPSHQSLSEVDFRAVFRAELGWVCNTLRRLGVREADVEDAAHDVFVTFHRRLADYDPARPVRAWLGGIAYRVASDHRRRAHVRREIADDTIEVVDPQGGADDALAEKQTRALVLSALQEVQEERRPVLVLHDIDGIAMPAIAESLSIPLNTAYSRLRLARADFRRAVERLRAQEPA; encoded by the coding sequence GTGACGGATCCCGGTCCTTCCCACCAATCCCTGAGTGAAGTGGATTTCCGGGCGGTGTTTCGCGCCGAGCTGGGCTGGGTGTGCAACACGCTGCGGCGACTGGGCGTGCGGGAGGCGGACGTGGAGGATGCAGCGCACGACGTCTTCGTGACCTTCCATCGGCGACTGGCCGACTACGACCCGGCGCGCCCGGTGCGCGCCTGGCTGGGCGGCATCGCGTACCGCGTCGCCTCGGACCACCGGCGGCGGGCCCACGTGCGCCGGGAGATCGCCGACGACACGATCGAGGTGGTGGACCCCCAGGGCGGCGCGGACGACGCGCTCGCCGAGAAGCAGACCCGCGCGCTCGTGCTGAGCGCGCTCCAGGAAGTGCAGGAGGAGCGACGCCCGGTGCTGGTGCTCCACGACATCGACGGCATCGCCATGCCCGCCATCGCGGAGTCGCTCTCCATCCCGCTCAACACCGCCTACTCGCGGCTCCGGCTGGCGAGGGCGGACTTCCGACGCGCGGTCGAGCGACTGCGCGCGCAGGAGCCCGCGTGA
- a CDS encoding MlaE family ABC transporter permease codes for MSAQPQPAEKSLAVRAIEAQGARLIRAMNHVGGITQMTLRAFRSLFTTRFEARSFLYQLEQMGVKSFGIAAATAIFVGIVMAIQFAFSLERFGARDSVGRIVGLSEARELAPSLTALVVGSRIGAGIAAELGSMAVTEQIDAIRALGADPVKKLVVPRMLAGILMMPMLTVFALVLGIGSAALVCNLTFGIAIPFFVTTALDSIWVEDFLSGIGKTPFFGFLIAVLGCHFGMTTRGGTEGVGRSTTTSVVVVAISILVADAVLTQIFMSFMSR; via the coding sequence GTGAGCGCGCAGCCGCAGCCCGCGGAGAAGTCGCTCGCGGTCCGCGCGATCGAGGCGCAGGGCGCGCGACTGATCCGCGCGATGAACCACGTGGGCGGCATCACCCAGATGACGCTGCGCGCGTTCCGCTCGCTGTTCACGACGCGCTTCGAGGCGCGCTCGTTCCTCTACCAGCTCGAGCAGATGGGCGTGAAGTCGTTCGGCATCGCCGCGGCGACCGCGATCTTCGTCGGCATCGTCATGGCGATCCAGTTCGCGTTCTCGCTCGAGCGCTTCGGCGCGCGCGACAGCGTCGGACGCATCGTCGGTCTCTCCGAGGCGCGCGAGCTCGCGCCCTCGCTCACCGCGCTCGTCGTGGGCAGCCGCATCGGCGCGGGCATCGCGGCCGAGCTCGGGTCGATGGCGGTCACCGAGCAGATCGACGCGATCCGCGCGCTCGGCGCCGACCCGGTCAAGAAGCTCGTGGTGCCGCGCATGCTCGCGGGCATCCTGATGATGCCGATGCTCACCGTGTTCGCGCTGGTGCTGGGCATCGGCAGCGCGGCGCTGGTGTGCAACCTGACGTTCGGGATCGCGATCCCGTTCTTCGTGACCACCGCGCTCGACTCGATCTGGGTCGAGGACTTCCTGTCCGGCATCGGCAAGACGCCGTTCTTCGGGTTCCTGATCGCGGTGCTCGGCTGTCATTTCGGGATGACCACGCGCGGCGGCACCGAGGGCGTCGGGCGCAGCACGACGACGTCGGTCGTCGTGGTCGCGATCAGCATCCTCGTCGCGGACGCGGTCCTCACCCAGATCTTCATGTCGTTCATGTCGCGATGA